A genomic region of Nymphaea colorata isolate Beijing-Zhang1983 chromosome 2, ASM883128v2, whole genome shotgun sequence contains the following coding sequences:
- the LOC116247986 gene encoding peroxisomal membrane protein PEX14, giving the protein MGSESAAQPNLANGSESVMKLEEDNQHATGESLKENIENPAFVNTIPLREDQVQNAVKFLSHPKVKGSPVIYRRSFLEKKGLTKEEIDEAFRRVPDPPSNVSSAPVTSTQDAQSQPPSVPQPQLAVQTSKPSTVPPGVTTSASKTSLHWSHALLAVGLLAASGAGTGVLVKTVIVPRLKAWIRKVVSEDEDSGKQKNSRPDAIEEAVAAAKAAAAAAADVAKASHEILTARNEERKYFDLVTKLLDTQVGEMKSMHHALRKMEGTIDNSLTVNKQTEEKLHTESFTASKPAASASMESAAAPPHPKSYMDIVAMLQRGEKPPNIQEIDDRPPNPNQPLPNPRILPKPKPWEVNQTRTTYEVKPVSGLESNGSAHLNGGRLAGSTVDYSEPSWQRKTVKISEIEPERAQMQMADEVTLDDRPVHRGWVPPPPPPFAMPEAADAIRRPKSLIPKEQMVPHSGVTEEIETLGTHSSSVVSELKEVAELQKANVETSHMISSGSSSYSPEIEESVAGS; this is encoded by the exons ATGGGAAGCGAGTCTGCTGCACAGCCTAATCTAGCAAATG GCTCTGAATCAGTGATGAaattggaagaggataatcaacATGCTACAGGGGAGtccttaaaagaaaatattgaaaatccAGCTTTTGTGAATACAATACCTTTGAGAGAGGATCAAGTCCAGAATGCCGTGAAATTTCTGTCACATCCAAAGGTTAAAGGTTCTCCTGTCATCTACAGGCGTTCTTTCCTCGAAAAGAAAGGCCTGACAAAGGAGGAAATTGATGAAGCCTTCCGGCGTGTTCCT GATCCACCTTCCAATGTTTCAAGCGCTCCTGTGACTTCAACCCAAG ATGCCCAGTCGCAGCCTCCATCAGTACCACAGCCTCAGCTTgctgttcaaacttcaaaaccTTCAACTGTACCCCCTGGTGTTACTACGTCAGCCTCAAAAACGTCTCTTCATTGGTCCCATGCCCTTCTTGCTGTGGGACTGCTTGCTGCATCCGGAGCTGGGACTGGTGTGCTTGTTAAG ACTGTAATCGTCCCCAGGTTGAAAGCATGGATACGTAAAGTTGTATCGGAAGATGAAGATTCTGGAAAGCAGAAGAATTCAAGACCAGATGCAATTGAAGAAGCTGTAGCTGCTGCTAAAGCAGCAGCAGCTGCTGCAGCAGATGTAGCAAAGGCAAGTCATGAAATACTGACTGCTAGAAATGAAG AGAGGAAGTACTTTGACCTGGTTACAAAGCTTCTGGATACACAAGTAGGGGAAATGAAGTCTATGCACCATGCACTTCGTAAAATGGAAGGAACAATTGACAATTCTCTCACAGTCAACAAGCAGACAGAGGAAAAACTGCATACAGAATCATTTACCG CATCAAAACCTGCAGCATCTGCATCTATGGAGTCTGCAGCTGCTCCTCCACATCCAAAATCCTATATGGAT ATAGTCGCAATGTTGCAGAGAGGTGAGAAACCTCCTAATATTCAG GAAATTGACGATAGACCACCAAACCCGAATCAGCCACTACCAAATCCCCGTATCTTGCCAAAACCTAAG CCGTGGGAGGTCAATCAGACACGAACCACTTATGAAGTTAAGCCAGTATCAGGACTTGAGTCCAATGGATCTGCTCATTTGAATGGTGGAAGATTAGCTGGTTCGACTGTTGACTATTCTGAGCCTTCATGGCAGCGAAAGACCGTGAAAATCAGTGAGATAGAGCCTGAAAGAGCGCAGATGCAGATGGCTGATGAGGTGACACTAGATGACAGGCCAGTTCACCGAGGTTGGGTTCCACCTCCGCCACCGCCTTTCGCCATGCCTGAAGCTGCTGATGCTATCCGTCGGCCAAAATCCTTGATTCCTAAGGAGCAGATGGTTCCACATTCTGGCGTCACGGAAGAGATAGAAACCTTAGGAACCCattcttcttctgttgtttCTGAGCTCAAGGAGGTCGCAGAGTTGCAGAAAGCAAACGTGGAGACATCTCACATGATTTCAAGTGGCAGCAGCTCGTACAGCCCAGAGATTGAAGAAAGCGTGGCTGGATCGTGA
- the LOC116249050 gene encoding uncharacterized protein LOC116249050 isoform X3: MEKKTPPFGNKAAHAFGSPALYRTPERTPIPDCSSSFPPSPYVINHKRRGASLSRDSSRIDVAASCSKEKNKVEAGKEKSTVSSENNYGVSIIEANGQQNDSETKEASEAVSVGYLDKETTTKNFADECWKDNSTCKELIDDEASTEDLPFCADKHGESEDFFDPQDSVSVSSSFEVEDQNSLERPCRNPSQAGEYYDAYEELSSDGASTPMPNTYSQAIQKELRAVRLDLLMEVEKRKQAEQTFDNMKNQWQRVHQELSAAGILLPAIPAIAVPGNGAAEFDLAEELKQEVTVIRLVADAIGRGCARAEVEAEIGPKIESKDFEISRLRDRIQYYETVIHEMSRRNQEAVDMARRQRFRRMRRQKWIWCSIGLVATIGAAAAIAWTLVPSASNYWTSRTAVISEDGTAEKK, from the exons ATGGAGAAGAAGACTCCTCCATTTGGTAATAAAGCCGCACATGCTTTTGGCTCACCAGCTTTATACAGGACTCCTGAGAGGACGCCGATTCCAGATTGCTCTTCATCTTTTCCTCCGTCCCCATATGTTATAAATCACAAGAGACGTGGGGCTAGCTTATCAAGGGATTCTTCTCGTATTGATGTAGCTGCATCCTGTTCCAAGGAGAAAAATAAGGTAGAAgcaggaaaggagaaaagtacGGTGAGTTCAGAAAACAATTACGGTGTCTCAATTATTGAGGCGAATGGACAGCAAAATGACAGTGAAACCAAAGAAGCCTCGGAAGCGGTCTCTGTTGGTTACCTTGACAAAGAAACAACCACAAAGAACTTTGCAGATGAGTGCTGGAAGGATAACAGCACCTGCAAAGAGCTAATTGATGATGAGGCTTCTACAGAAGATCTACCTTTTTGTGCTGATAAGCACGGGGAGAGTGAAGATTTTTTTGATCCTCAGGATTCAGTGAGTGTTTCGAGCAGCTTTGAGGTAGAAGATCAGAATAGCTTGGAACGTCCATGTAGGAACCCATCACAAGCAGGGGAGTACTATGATGCCTATGAAG AACTTTCTAGTGATGGTGCTTCAACACCAATGCCAAACACTTACTCTCAAGCAATACAAAAGGAATTGCGTGCAGTGCGATTGGATCTGTTGATGGAAGTAGAGAAGCGGAAGCAGGCAGAACAGACTTTTGATAATATGAAAAACCAGTGGCAGAGAGTGCACCAGGAGTTGTCGGCTGCTGGTATCCTGCTTCCTGCCATCCCTGCCATTGCTGTGCCAGGGAACGGAGCTGCTGAGTTTGATCTTGCTGAAGAACTCAAACAAGAGGTCACTGTCATAAGACTCGTGGCTGATGCCATTGGTAGGGGTTGTGCTCGGGCTGAAGTTGAGGCAGAAATAGGACCTAAAATTGAGTCTAAAGATTTTGAGATTTCTCGATTAAGAGATCGAATACAGTATTATGAAACAGTAATCCATGAGATGTCACGAAGGAACCAAGAGGCAGTTG ATATGGCAAGGAGGCAGCGGTTTAGAAGGATGAGAAGACAAAAATGGATTTGGTGTTCCATTGGCCTTGTTGCCACCATTGGAGCTGCTGCTGCCATTGCATGGACCCTTGTCCCAAGCGCCAGCAACTATTGGACGTCCAGGACAGCTGTGATATCCGAAGACGGAACTGCAGAGAAAAAATAG
- the LOC116249050 gene encoding uncharacterized protein LOC116249050 isoform X2 produces MSLTTQPSIRPFHLPLFVTTVRGHHAVVYDSCFGSTLESSLKHPVCSSPQVKMEKKTPPFGNKAAHAFGSPALYRTPERTPIPDCSSSFPPSPYVINHKRRGASLSRDSSRIDVAASCSKEKNKVEAGKEKSTVSSENNYGVSIIEANGQQNDSETKEASEAVSVGYLDKETTTKNFADECWKDNSTCKELIDDEASTEDLPFCADKHGESEDFFDPQDSVSVSSSFEVEDQNSLERPCRNPSQAGEYYDAYEELSSDGASTPMPNTYSQAIQKELRAVRLDLLMEVEKRKQAEQTFDNMKNQWQRVHQELSAAGILLPAIPAIAVPGNGAAEFDLAEELKQEVTVIRLVADAIGRGCARAEVEAEIGPKIESKDFEISRLRDRIQYYETVIHEMSRRNQEAVGKLKFWLCGRPNFSS; encoded by the exons ATGTCTCTGACTACTCAGCCCTCCATTCGgccttttcatcttcctctgTTTGTTACCACCGTTCGAG GCCATCATGCCGTCGTCTACGACAGTTGCTTTGGATCGACTTTGGAATCCAGCCTGAAACATCCTGTCTGCAGTTCTCCGCAAGTTAAGATGGAGAAGAAGACTCCTCCATTTGGTAATAAAGCCGCACATGCTTTTGGCTCACCAGCTTTATACAGGACTCCTGAGAGGACGCCGATTCCAGATTGCTCTTCATCTTTTCCTCCGTCCCCATATGTTATAAATCACAAGAGACGTGGGGCTAGCTTATCAAGGGATTCTTCTCGTATTGATGTAGCTGCATCCTGTTCCAAGGAGAAAAATAAGGTAGAAgcaggaaaggagaaaagtacGGTGAGTTCAGAAAACAATTACGGTGTCTCAATTATTGAGGCGAATGGACAGCAAAATGACAGTGAAACCAAAGAAGCCTCGGAAGCGGTCTCTGTTGGTTACCTTGACAAAGAAACAACCACAAAGAACTTTGCAGATGAGTGCTGGAAGGATAACAGCACCTGCAAAGAGCTAATTGATGATGAGGCTTCTACAGAAGATCTACCTTTTTGTGCTGATAAGCACGGGGAGAGTGAAGATTTTTTTGATCCTCAGGATTCAGTGAGTGTTTCGAGCAGCTTTGAGGTAGAAGATCAGAATAGCTTGGAACGTCCATGTAGGAACCCATCACAAGCAGGGGAGTACTATGATGCCTATGAAG AACTTTCTAGTGATGGTGCTTCAACACCAATGCCAAACACTTACTCTCAAGCAATACAAAAGGAATTGCGTGCAGTGCGATTGGATCTGTTGATGGAAGTAGAGAAGCGGAAGCAGGCAGAACAGACTTTTGATAATATGAAAAACCAGTGGCAGAGAGTGCACCAGGAGTTGTCGGCTGCTGGTATCCTGCTTCCTGCCATCCCTGCCATTGCTGTGCCAGGGAACGGAGCTGCTGAGTTTGATCTTGCTGAAGAACTCAAACAAGAGGTCACTGTCATAAGACTCGTGGCTGATGCCATTGGTAGGGGTTGTGCTCGGGCTGAAGTTGAGGCAGAAATAGGACCTAAAATTGAGTCTAAAGATTTTGAGATTTCTCGATTAAGAGATCGAATACAGTATTATGAAACAGTAATCCATGAGATGTCACGAAGGAACCAAGAGGCAGTTGGTAAGCTTAAATTTTGGCTCTGTGGACGACCAAACTTTTCTTCTTAA
- the LOC116249050 gene encoding uncharacterized protein LOC116249050 isoform X1 gives MSLTTQPSIRPFHLPLFVTTVRGHHAVVYDSCFGSTLESSLKHPVCSSPQVKMEKKTPPFGNKAAHAFGSPALYRTPERTPIPDCSSSFPPSPYVINHKRRGASLSRDSSRIDVAASCSKEKNKVEAGKEKSTVSSENNYGVSIIEANGQQNDSETKEASEAVSVGYLDKETTTKNFADECWKDNSTCKELIDDEASTEDLPFCADKHGESEDFFDPQDSVSVSSSFEVEDQNSLERPCRNPSQAGEYYDAYEELSSDGASTPMPNTYSQAIQKELRAVRLDLLMEVEKRKQAEQTFDNMKNQWQRVHQELSAAGILLPAIPAIAVPGNGAAEFDLAEELKQEVTVIRLVADAIGRGCARAEVEAEIGPKIESKDFEISRLRDRIQYYETVIHEMSRRNQEAVDMARRQRFRRMRRQKWIWCSIGLVATIGAAAAIAWTLVPSASNYWTSRTAVISEDGTAEKK, from the exons ATGTCTCTGACTACTCAGCCCTCCATTCGgccttttcatcttcctctgTTTGTTACCACCGTTCGAG GCCATCATGCCGTCGTCTACGACAGTTGCTTTGGATCGACTTTGGAATCCAGCCTGAAACATCCTGTCTGCAGTTCTCCGCAAGTTAAGATGGAGAAGAAGACTCCTCCATTTGGTAATAAAGCCGCACATGCTTTTGGCTCACCAGCTTTATACAGGACTCCTGAGAGGACGCCGATTCCAGATTGCTCTTCATCTTTTCCTCCGTCCCCATATGTTATAAATCACAAGAGACGTGGGGCTAGCTTATCAAGGGATTCTTCTCGTATTGATGTAGCTGCATCCTGTTCCAAGGAGAAAAATAAGGTAGAAgcaggaaaggagaaaagtacGGTGAGTTCAGAAAACAATTACGGTGTCTCAATTATTGAGGCGAATGGACAGCAAAATGACAGTGAAACCAAAGAAGCCTCGGAAGCGGTCTCTGTTGGTTACCTTGACAAAGAAACAACCACAAAGAACTTTGCAGATGAGTGCTGGAAGGATAACAGCACCTGCAAAGAGCTAATTGATGATGAGGCTTCTACAGAAGATCTACCTTTTTGTGCTGATAAGCACGGGGAGAGTGAAGATTTTTTTGATCCTCAGGATTCAGTGAGTGTTTCGAGCAGCTTTGAGGTAGAAGATCAGAATAGCTTGGAACGTCCATGTAGGAACCCATCACAAGCAGGGGAGTACTATGATGCCTATGAAG AACTTTCTAGTGATGGTGCTTCAACACCAATGCCAAACACTTACTCTCAAGCAATACAAAAGGAATTGCGTGCAGTGCGATTGGATCTGTTGATGGAAGTAGAGAAGCGGAAGCAGGCAGAACAGACTTTTGATAATATGAAAAACCAGTGGCAGAGAGTGCACCAGGAGTTGTCGGCTGCTGGTATCCTGCTTCCTGCCATCCCTGCCATTGCTGTGCCAGGGAACGGAGCTGCTGAGTTTGATCTTGCTGAAGAACTCAAACAAGAGGTCACTGTCATAAGACTCGTGGCTGATGCCATTGGTAGGGGTTGTGCTCGGGCTGAAGTTGAGGCAGAAATAGGACCTAAAATTGAGTCTAAAGATTTTGAGATTTCTCGATTAAGAGATCGAATACAGTATTATGAAACAGTAATCCATGAGATGTCACGAAGGAACCAAGAGGCAGTTG ATATGGCAAGGAGGCAGCGGTTTAGAAGGATGAGAAGACAAAAATGGATTTGGTGTTCCATTGGCCTTGTTGCCACCATTGGAGCTGCTGCTGCCATTGCATGGACCCTTGTCCCAAGCGCCAGCAACTATTGGACGTCCAGGACAGCTGTGATATCCGAAGACGGAACTGCAGAGAAAAAATAG
- the LOC116248462 gene encoding uncharacterized protein LOC116248462 isoform X2: MRVQTQNFGSTAPFFFCQVLLKGLGGGNIWSFKSCFPERRLKAVEGEIEMKRTWKISEEGGGFAGGGSVMGKEEEDPATVDDPNHALKVFLDRIPISSIPGIQNSSVLELKPSDSIRDAIALLHQKDVFAAPIADGWATEDRNFSDHNIGVVDLASMILWCMEEIEKSAENFDKEGDDLFSALDKLPQIGQATIRELAKSFRWASFLPAYPDDTLLHVLLLLSKHQLKAVPIISHVDSRVIGFLTQNAVLHLLLQCSGLNWFDRIADKALCEFREMTVMELIDADAMRSSVPSSPEVPIEGELGALLSAGTLHLKSAGLPKMNFVVTNQRTDRLKQAMEKLVHCRSDRSFLVEKEKIVGVVTIRDILMQFSPPADANVGRGGFFQSALHETGCHDDKGNPVVNR; encoded by the exons ATGCGggttcaaacccaaaatttcgGATCGACagcacccttttttttttgccaagtGTTACTGAAAGGCCTCGGGGGAGGAAACATATGGAGTTTTAAGTCCTGTTTTCCTGAAAGGAGGCTGAAGGCGGttgagggagagatagagatgaAGCGGACGTGGAAGATTTCAGAGGAAGGGGGAGGGTTTGCAGGAGGAGGTAGTGTTATggggaaggaagaggaggatcCTGCTACAGTAGATGACCCCAACCATGCTCTCAAAGTCTTTCTTGACCGCATCCCAAtctcctctatccccggaatccaGAATTCctcag TGCTGGAACTAAAGCCAAGCGATTCCATTCGAGATGCCATTGCTTTGCTGCACCAGAAGGATGTCTTTGCTGCCCCGATTGCTGACGGATGGGCAACTGAAGACAGAAACTTCTCCGACCACAACATCGGCGTGGTTGATCTTGCTAGCATGATTCTCTGGTGCATGGAG GAAATTGAGAAATCTgctgaaaattttgacaaggaaGGTGACGACCTTTTCTCTGCGTTGGATAAGCTCCCTCAGATTGGTCAAGCAACG ATCAGAGAACTTGCCAAGTCATTCAGATGGGCTTCATTCCTTCCTGCATACCCTGATGACACGCTCTTGCATGTGCTACTTCTATTGTCAAAGCATCAGTTGAAGGCTGTTCCCATAATCAGCCACGTTGATTCAAGGGTTATTGGCTTCCTTACACAG AATGCAGTGCTCCACTTACTTCTACAATGCAGCGGACTGAATTGGTTTGATCGAATTGCAGACAAAGCCCTCTGTGAATTCAG GGAAATGACTGTAATGGAATTAATTGATGCTGATGCCATGAGATCTTCTGTGCCTTCATCTCCAGAAGTACCCATCGAAGGAGAGCTCGGTGCTCTCCTTTCTGCAGGAACTTTGCACCTCAAATCTGCTGGCCTGCCAAAAATGAACTTTGTGGTCACGAACCAGAGGACTGACAGGCTGAAGCAAGCGATGGAGAAGCTGGTCCATTGTAGAAGTGACCGCAGCTTCTTGgtcgaaaaggaaaagattgttGGTGTCGTGACAATCCGGGACATATTAATGCAGTTCTCCCCACCTGCTGATGCCAACGTTGGTCGAGGTGGCTTCTTCCAGTCGGCTTTGCACGAGACCGGGTGCCATGATGACAAGGGGAATCCTGTTGTTAATCGTTAA
- the LOC116248462 gene encoding SNF1-related protein kinase regulatory subunit gamma-1-like isoform X1 — MRVQTQNFGSTAPFFFCQVLLKGLGGGNIWSFKSCFPERRLKAVEGEIEMKRTWKISEEGGGFAGGGSVMGKEEEDPATVDDPNHALKVFLDRIPISSIPGIQNSSVLELKPSDSIRDAIALLHQKDVFAAPIADGWATEDRNFSDHNIGVVDLASMILWCMEEIEKSAENFDKEGDDLFSALDKLPQIGQATIRELAKSFRWASFLPAYPDDTLLHVLLLLSKHQLKAVPIISHVDSRVIGFLTQNAVLHLLLQCSGLNWFDRIADKALCEFRFEMGDSVVHVNGDQSVAEALHQLWENRLSGIPILDRTSKRLIGALRITDIPLLLDDSRLFSGRKEMTVMELIDADAMRSSVPSSPEVPIEGELGALLSAGTLHLKSAGLPKMNFVVTNQRTDRLKQAMEKLVHCRSDRSFLVEKEKIVGVVTIRDILMQFSPPADANVGRGGFFQSALHETGCHDDKGNPVVNR; from the exons ATGCGggttcaaacccaaaatttcgGATCGACagcacccttttttttttgccaagtGTTACTGAAAGGCCTCGGGGGAGGAAACATATGGAGTTTTAAGTCCTGTTTTCCTGAAAGGAGGCTGAAGGCGGttgagggagagatagagatgaAGCGGACGTGGAAGATTTCAGAGGAAGGGGGAGGGTTTGCAGGAGGAGGTAGTGTTATggggaaggaagaggaggatcCTGCTACAGTAGATGACCCCAACCATGCTCTCAAAGTCTTTCTTGACCGCATCCCAAtctcctctatccccggaatccaGAATTCctcag TGCTGGAACTAAAGCCAAGCGATTCCATTCGAGATGCCATTGCTTTGCTGCACCAGAAGGATGTCTTTGCTGCCCCGATTGCTGACGGATGGGCAACTGAAGACAGAAACTTCTCCGACCACAACATCGGCGTGGTTGATCTTGCTAGCATGATTCTCTGGTGCATGGAG GAAATTGAGAAATCTgctgaaaattttgacaaggaaGGTGACGACCTTTTCTCTGCGTTGGATAAGCTCCCTCAGATTGGTCAAGCAACG ATCAGAGAACTTGCCAAGTCATTCAGATGGGCTTCATTCCTTCCTGCATACCCTGATGACACGCTCTTGCATGTGCTACTTCTATTGTCAAAGCATCAGTTGAAGGCTGTTCCCATAATCAGCCACGTTGATTCAAGGGTTATTGGCTTCCTTACACAG AATGCAGTGCTCCACTTACTTCTACAATGCAGCGGACTGAATTGGTTTGATCGAATTGCAGACAAAGCCCTCTGTGAATTCAG GTTTGAGATGGGGGATTCTGTTGTTCATGTGAATGGAGACCAAAGCGTTGCTGAGGCCTTACACCAGTTGTGGGAGAATCGTTTAAGTGGAATTCCAATACTTGATCGGACGTCCAAAAGATTGATTGGCGCTCTGAGGATCACCGACATTCCACTTCTCCTGGACGACAGTCGACTCTTCAGTGGTAGGAA GGAAATGACTGTAATGGAATTAATTGATGCTGATGCCATGAGATCTTCTGTGCCTTCATCTCCAGAAGTACCCATCGAAGGAGAGCTCGGTGCTCTCCTTTCTGCAGGAACTTTGCACCTCAAATCTGCTGGCCTGCCAAAAATGAACTTTGTGGTCACGAACCAGAGGACTGACAGGCTGAAGCAAGCGATGGAGAAGCTGGTCCATTGTAGAAGTGACCGCAGCTTCTTGgtcgaaaaggaaaagattgttGGTGTCGTGACAATCCGGGACATATTAATGCAGTTCTCCCCACCTGCTGATGCCAACGTTGGTCGAGGTGGCTTCTTCCAGTCGGCTTTGCACGAGACCGGGTGCCATGATGACAAGGGGAATCCTGTTGTTAATCGTTAA
- the LOC116249159 gene encoding mannan endo-1,4-beta-mannosidase 7-like has protein sequence MKHLPLIFLLLLLLVQKNGVPAEAQKDFVRIRGLHFVINGYPFYANGFNAYWLMYVASDPSQRGKVTSAFQQASSHGLTVARTWAFSDGGYGALQYSPGVYNEQMFRGLDFVVSEARRYGIKLILSLANNYDSFGGKKQYVSWARNQGQYLSSDDDFFRNPVVKGYYKNHVTRVLTRVNSITGVAYKDDPTIFAWELMNEPRCTSDNSGATVQAWITEMAAHVKSIDRNHLLEAGIEGFYGPSSPRRWQFNAGVQVGTDFIRNNQVPGIDFATVHSYPDIWLENSGDAAQFSFLNNWLDAHIQDAQNVLRKPLYFAEFGISSRKSGYSVDKRNRIMQMVYGKIYASARSGGSGAGGLFWQLLAPGMDSYRDGYEIVLNEDPSTSNLIAQQSYRLKQFSRLLARDINVRRWNRAQALRRAWWSSRSKVGRPGK, from the exons ATGAAGCATCTGCCTTTGATATTTCTTCTGCTTTTGCTGTTGGTACAGAAGAATGGGGTTCCCGCTGAGGCGCAGAAAGATTTTGTTAGGATTAGAGGGTTGCATTTTGTGATAAATGGATACCCATTTTATGCCAATGGGTTCAACGCTTACTGGTTGATGTATGTGGCCTCAGACCCTTCTCAGAGGGGTAAGGTTACCTCTGCATTTCAGCAGGCGTCTAGCCATGGTTTGACAGTGGCAAGAACATGGGCTTTCAGTGATGGTGGGTATGGAGCACTGCAGTACTCTCCTGGTGTTTATAATGAGCAAATGTTCAGG GGGTTGGATTTTGTTGTTTCTGAGGCAAGAAGGTATGGAATCAAGCTGATTTTGAGTCTAGCCAACAACTATGACAGCTTTGGAGGGAAGAAGCAGTATGTCTCGTGGGCGAGAAATCAGGGGCAGTATTTAAGCTCTGATGATGATTTCTTTAGGAACCCAGTTGTTAAAGGATATTACAAGAACCATGTTACG AGGGTACTCACAAGGGTCAACAGCATAACTGGAGTTGCTTATAAGGATGACCCGACAATCTTTGCATGGGAGCTAATGAACGAACCGAGATGCACAAGTGACAACTCCGGCGCAACTGTTCAG GCATGGATTACAGAAATGGCAGCTCATGTGAAATCCATTGACCGCAACCACCTGCTGGAAGCTGGAATCGAGGGCTTCTATGGGCCCTCCTCACCTAGGAGGTGGCAGTTCAACGCAGGCGTCCAAGTTGGAACAGATTTCATCAGAAACAATCAAGTTCCGGGCATAGACTTTGCGACGGTTCACTCGTATCCTGACATATG GCTGGAGAATTCAGGTGACGCAGCCCAGTTCTCCTTTTTGAACAACTGGTTGGATGCCCACATTCAAGACGCACAGAATGTCCTGAGAAAGCCGCTTTACTTTGCAGAGTTTGGCATATCGAGCAGGAAGTCGGGCTACAGTGTTGACAAGAGGAACAGAATAATGCAAATGGTTTACGGCAAAATATATGCCTCTGCGAGAAGCGGCGGGTCCGGTGCAGGTGGGCTCTTCTGGCAGTTGCTTGCGCCCGGAATGGACTCCTACAGAGATGGGTATGAGATTGTTCTGAATGAAGACCCCTCAACTTCCAATCTCATTGCTCAGCAGTCTTACAGACTCAAGCAGTTCAGCAGATTGCTCGCCAGAGATATAAATGTCAGGAGGTGGAACAGAGCACAGGCCCTCAGAAGAGCCTGGTGGTCCAGCAGATCAAAAGTTGGTAGGCCGGGTAAGTGA